The proteins below come from a single Triticum aestivum cultivar Chinese Spring chromosome 5D, IWGSC CS RefSeq v2.1, whole genome shotgun sequence genomic window:
- the LOC123120768 gene encoding probable plastid-lipid-associated protein 2, chloroplastic — MAGVASLNAVSLSAPSPQAPGATAARGRLLVPAARRFPSLRAARRVVAARAAPVDADDEWGKEPAVGGTAVAEAPSEAAAAASEVAALKLKLKAALYGTERGLRASSETRAEVVELITQLEARNPTPAPTEALTLLNGKWILAYTSFSQLFPLLGSGRLQALVKVDEISQTIDSENFAVQNCIKFSGPLASTSVSTNAKFEIRSPKRVQIKFEEGIIGTPQLTDSIVLPEKFELFGQNIDLSPLSGIFTSIENAASSVAKTISGQPPLKIPFRSESAGSWLLTTYLDAELRISRGDGSSIFVLFKEGSALSI; from the exons ATGGCGGGAGTAGCCTCCCTCAACGCCGTGTCCCTGTCCGCGCCGTCGCCCCAGGCCCCGGGGgccaccgccgcccgcggccgccTCCTCGTCCCGGCGGCCCGGCGCTTCCCGTCGCTGCGGGCCGCGCGGCGCGTcgtcgcggcgcgggcggcgcccgTGGACGCCGACGACGAGTGGGGGAAGGAGCCGGCGGTGGGAgggacggcggtggcggaggcgccctcggaggcggccgcggccgcgAGCGAGGTGGCGGCGCTCAAGCTGAAGCTCAAGGCGGCGCTGTACGGGACGGAGCGCGGCCTGCGCGCCTCCAGCGAGACGCGGGCGGAGGTGGTCGAGCTCATCACGCAGCTCGAGGCGCGCAACCCCACGCCGGCGCCCACCGAGGCGCTCACCCTCCTCAACGGCAAGTGGATCCTCGC GTACACATCATTTTCGCAATTGTTCCCACTGTTGGGGTCTGGAAGGCTACAAGCTCTTGTCAAGGTGGATGAAATATCACAGACTATTGATTCCGAGAACTTTGCGGTGCAGAACTGCATCAAGTTTTCAGGACCTTTGGCGTCAACTTCAGTGTCCACCAATGCCAAATTTGAAATTAGAAGCCCCAAACGTGTACAG ATCAAATTCGAAGAAGGCATCATTGGCACTCCGCAGCTGACCGATTCCATCGTACTGCCAGAGAAGTTTGAATTATTTGGACAGAACATTGACCTGAGCCCGTTGAGCGGCATATTTACTTCGATCGAGAATGCAGCGTCCTCCGTCGCCAAGACCATCTCCGGTCAGCCCCCACTGAAGATACCTTTCAGGAGCGAGAGCGCTGGGTCCTGGCTGCTCACAACCTACCTTGATGCTGAGCTTAGAATCTCCAGAGGAGATGGCAGCAGCATCTTTGTGCTGTTCAAGGAAGGAAGCGCACTCTCGATATAG
- the LOC123120772 gene encoding vicilin-like seed storage protein At2g18540: MVASQPNKPTMKEDGEDEMAGWWEKAAKKLREEDAAKLKKKKEEELEKERKRKQTAANAMRAREQALMRKVEEAQKKRQQDFEERTMKLWAIAAEKEERDNQIFMERVVKEAHLIRKREEEEEEERKKKKGKGPCSTQ, encoded by the coding sequence atggtggcttctcaacccaacaaaccaacgatgaaggaggatggcgaagatgagatggcgggatggtgggagaaggctgcgaagaagcttagagaggaggatgcagccaagctaaagaagaagaaggaagaggagcttgagaaggagaggaagCGAAAACAGACTGCGGCAAATGCGATGCGCGCTAGGGAGCAAGCGTTGATGAGGAAAGTtgaggaggcacagaagaagcgtcaacaggattttgaagaaagaaccatgaagctttgggcaattgcagctgaaaaagaagagagggacaatcagatattcatggagagggtggttaaggaggctcacctcataagaaaaagggaggaggaagaggaagaagagaggaagaagaagaagggaaaggggccttgctctacgcaatag